From Carya illinoinensis cultivar Pawnee chromosome 5, C.illinoinensisPawnee_v1, whole genome shotgun sequence, one genomic window encodes:
- the LOC122308856 gene encoding protein RICE SALT SENSITIVE 3-like isoform X1 — protein MEEHLSSLAVTHLLQHTLRSLCIHENSQWVYAVFWRILPRNYPPPKWDGQGAYDRSRGNRRNWILVWEDGFCNFPASSAAETNSGDCPGSSVYGNCEFRHYQGLQPELFFKMSHEIYNYGEGLIGKVAADHSHKWIYKEPNDQELNLLSAWHNSADSHPRTWEAQFQSGIKTIVLIAVREGVIQLGAIQKVIEDLSYVVLLRKKFSYIESIPGVLLPHPSSSTFPFKLDGYNTPETWHIQGTLAPPTELYDQYNQPLKITPSMSSLEALLSKLPSVVPPTAPPQSQFMSSQRPLEFIGMEKVAKDEIDEEVYRPELEVGESSSSIAAYRRQQNFHQNQDQNITSSGTNNNNIGF, from the exons ATGGAAGAACATCTCAGTTCATTAGCTGTCACTCATCTCCTTCAACACACCCTACGAAGTCTGTGCATTCATGAAAATTCTCAGTGGGTTTATGCAGTCTTCTGGAGGATCCTACCCAGAAATTACCCCCCACCCAA ATGGGATGGTCAAGGAGCATACGACAGGTCAAGAGGGAACAGGAGAAACTG GATATTGGTCTGGGAAGATGGTTTCTGCAATTTTCCTGCCTCATCAGCGGCTGAGACAAATTCGGGCGATTGTCCTGGCTCATCCGTTTATGGCAACTGTGAGTTTCGACACTACCAAGGGCTACAACCAGAGCTCTTTTTCAAGATGTCCCATGAGATCTACAACTATGGAGAAGG TTTGATAGGAAAAGTGGCTGCAGATCACAGTCATAAGTGGATATACAAAGAACCAAATGACCAAGAACTCAATCTCTTGTCGGCATGGCACAACTCAGCCGATTCG CACCCTAGGACATGGGAAGCCCAGTTCCAGTCCGGTATAAAG ACCATAGTGCTGATTGCAGTTAGAGAAGGTGTTATTCAGTTAGGAGCCATCCAAaag GTTATTGAAGACCTCAGCTACGTAGTTCTACTAAGAAAGAAATTCAGCTACATTGAAAGCATCCCGGGCGTGCTGTTACCCCATCCATCTTCCTCCACATTCCCCTTCAAACTCGATGGATACAACACCCCGGAAACATGGCACATCCAAGGCACTCTTGCACCCCCAACTGAATTGTATGACCAATACAACCAGCCTTTGAAAATAACGCCTTCCATGAGCAGCCTCGAAGCCCTTCTCTCAAAGCTTCCCTCAGTTGTGCCGCCCACTGCACCGCCACAGTCACAGTTTATGTCATCTCAGAGGCCATTGGAATTTATTGGAATGGAAAAAGTGGCCAAGGATGAGATTGATGAGGAAGTATATAGGCCCGAACTAGAAGTGGGTGAGAGCAGCAGTTCCATAGCGGCCTATCGTCGACAACAGAATTTCCATCAGAACCAAGATCAGAATATAACAAGCAGCggaaccaacaacaataatattggaTTTTAA
- the LOC122308856 gene encoding protein RICE SALT SENSITIVE 3-like isoform X2 gives MEEHLSSLAVTHLLQHTLRSLCIHENSQWVYAVFWRILPRNYPPPKWDGQGAYDRSRGNRRNWILVWEDGFCNFPASSAAETNSGDCPGSSVYGNCEFRHYQGLQPELFFKMSHEIYNYGEGLIGKVAADHSHKWIYKEPNDQELNLLSAWHNSADSVIEDLSYVVLLRKKFSYIESIPGVLLPHPSSSTFPFKLDGYNTPETWHIQGTLAPPTELYDQYNQPLKITPSMSSLEALLSKLPSVVPPTAPPQSQFMSSQRPLEFIGMEKVAKDEIDEEVYRPELEVGESSSSIAAYRRQQNFHQNQDQNITSSGTNNNNIGF, from the exons ATGGAAGAACATCTCAGTTCATTAGCTGTCACTCATCTCCTTCAACACACCCTACGAAGTCTGTGCATTCATGAAAATTCTCAGTGGGTTTATGCAGTCTTCTGGAGGATCCTACCCAGAAATTACCCCCCACCCAA ATGGGATGGTCAAGGAGCATACGACAGGTCAAGAGGGAACAGGAGAAACTG GATATTGGTCTGGGAAGATGGTTTCTGCAATTTTCCTGCCTCATCAGCGGCTGAGACAAATTCGGGCGATTGTCCTGGCTCATCCGTTTATGGCAACTGTGAGTTTCGACACTACCAAGGGCTACAACCAGAGCTCTTTTTCAAGATGTCCCATGAGATCTACAACTATGGAGAAGG TTTGATAGGAAAAGTGGCTGCAGATCACAGTCATAAGTGGATATACAAAGAACCAAATGACCAAGAACTCAATCTCTTGTCGGCATGGCACAACTCAGCCGATTCG GTTATTGAAGACCTCAGCTACGTAGTTCTACTAAGAAAGAAATTCAGCTACATTGAAAGCATCCCGGGCGTGCTGTTACCCCATCCATCTTCCTCCACATTCCCCTTCAAACTCGATGGATACAACACCCCGGAAACATGGCACATCCAAGGCACTCTTGCACCCCCAACTGAATTGTATGACCAATACAACCAGCCTTTGAAAATAACGCCTTCCATGAGCAGCCTCGAAGCCCTTCTCTCAAAGCTTCCCTCAGTTGTGCCGCCCACTGCACCGCCACAGTCACAGTTTATGTCATCTCAGAGGCCATTGGAATTTATTGGAATGGAAAAAGTGGCCAAGGATGAGATTGATGAGGAAGTATATAGGCCCGAACTAGAAGTGGGTGAGAGCAGCAGTTCCATAGCGGCCTATCGTCGACAACAGAATTTCCATCAGAACCAAGATCAGAATATAACAAGCAGCggaaccaacaacaataatattggaTTTTAA